The following are encoded in a window of Cherax quadricarinatus isolate ZL_2023a chromosome 62, ASM3850222v1, whole genome shotgun sequence genomic DNA:
- the LOC128687310 gene encoding XK-related protein 7 isoform X4: protein MNVMREKVWSSTRQPWKPDNSRLPLQPAPSPSGTRYLRAHELSPLRRPSVWIIRTLFFPISPILRYLDAWKYGRQARKHWKNHNLMLERKSFENYLVENAEVALLRLVIIFLEDAPIVVLNLAQLLQTPPDQWAKISEGRPDPEIVRLGSVIAKLSCTMTLGVVHYMSCNKLAWHLANTQNKKTQESDNSSTKDEWESKGRLSWAAELSIYCWQLLAITSRVIAYALFWVVHFNLLWIPILVRWTIHTLWIYFDVAEMSLINSIAFGGVYLFSFVTTSPGRQILRITLYYIITFGEHIIIAIFWYYGAPSNYFHNYGIGVMFGGTVGGMLFLAVYYGCFHPDKDSIWLRQKLADMQQRLREAKERQEHHSSVHIGMP, encoded by the exons GTACCTGAGAGCCCACGAACTGAGCCCTCTGAGGCGGCCCTCTGTGTGGATCATCCGTACCCTCTTCTTCCCCATCAGCCCCATCCTCAG ATACTTGGATGCATGGAAGTACGGTCGTCAGGCTCGGAAACACTGGAAGAACCACAATCTTATGCTGGAGAGGAAGAGCTTCGAGAATTACCTGGTGGAGAATGCTGAGGTGGCCCTCCTGCGACTGGTCATCATCTTCCTCGAAGATGCACCCATCGTTGTTCTCAACTTAGCACAGCTCCTCCAGACTCCACCTGACCAGTGGGCCAAAATATCTG AGGGCAGGCCAGACCCAGAGATCGTGCGACTAGGCTCAGTGATAGCCAAGCTGTCGTGCACCATGACACTGGGAGTCGTGCACTACATGTCGTGCAACAAGCTAGCATGGCACCTGGCcaacactcagaacaagaagactcaAGAATCAGACAACAGCTCCACTAAGGATGAGTGGGAGAGCAAGGGAAGGTTGTCATGGGCCGCAGAGTTGAGCATATACTGCTGGCAGTTACTGGCCATAA cttCCAGAGTGATAGCATATGCCCTCTTCTGGGTGGTGCACTTCAACTTGCTGTGGATACCAATCCTAGTCCGCTGGACAATCCACACACTGTGGATCTACTTTGATGTTGCCGAGATGTCACTCATCAATTCCATTGCCTTCGGAGGAGTTTACCTTTTCTCCTTTGTTACAACTTCACCAGGACGTCAG ATCCTGCGCATCACACTCTATTATATTATAACCTTCGGGGAGCACATAATCATTGCTATTTTCTGGTACTATGGAGCTCCTAGCAACTACTTCCATAACTATGGCATTGGTGTCATGTTTGGGGGAACTGTAGGAGGGATGCTGTTCTTAGCAGTATATTACGGCTGTTTTCACCCCGACAAGGACAGCATCTGGCTACGACAGAAGCTGGCAGATATGCAACAGCGGCTCAGGGAAGCCAAGGAGAGACAAGAACATCATTCATCCGTCCATATTGGGATGCCTTGA